One region of Mycolicibacterium rhodesiae NBB3 genomic DNA includes:
- the recX gene encoding recombination regulator RecX — MTYCPPQSTSEVSREEQARALCLRLLTARARTRSELEGQLTKRGYPDDVSAKVLDRLAHVGLVDDADFAEQWVRSRRINAGKGKRALAAELRNKGVDNEVITAALADIDAGAERQRAEQLVRDKLRREKLQDGDDTKVARRLVGMLARRGYHQSMALDVVSVELASERARRSV, encoded by the coding sequence ATGACGTACTGCCCGCCCCAGTCGACTTCTGAGGTCTCTCGCGAGGAGCAGGCGCGGGCACTGTGTCTGCGCCTGCTCACCGCGAGGGCCCGTACCCGCTCCGAGCTCGAAGGGCAGCTGACCAAGCGCGGCTACCCCGACGATGTCAGCGCCAAGGTGCTTGACCGGTTGGCGCATGTCGGGTTGGTCGACGACGCCGACTTCGCCGAACAGTGGGTGCGCTCACGCCGGATCAATGCCGGAAAAGGTAAGCGCGCCTTGGCTGCTGAGCTGCGCAACAAAGGTGTCGACAACGAGGTGATCACCGCCGCGCTGGCCGACATCGACGCGGGCGCTGAACGACAGCGCGCGGAGCAGTTGGTCCGTGACAAGCTGCGTCGCGAGAAGCTCCAGGACGGTGATGACACCAAGGTGGCGCGCAGACTCGTCGGAATGCTGGCCCGCCGCGGTTACCACCAGTCGATGGCGTTGGATGTCGTCAGCGTCGAGCTGGCCAGCGAACGGGCGCGACGCTCGGTGTGA
- the recA gene encoding recombinase RecA → MAPQAPDREKALELALAQIDKNFGKGSVMRLGDEVRPPISVIPTGSIALDVALGIGGLPRGRVVEIYGPESSGKTTVALHAVANAQAAGGIAAFIDAEHALDPDYAQKLGVDTDSLLVSQPDTGEQALEIADMLIRSGALDILVIDSVAALVPRAEIEGEMGDSHVGLQARLMSQALRKMTGALNNSGTTAIFINQLREKIGVMFGSPETTTGGKALKFYASVRLDVRRIETLKDGTDAVGNRTRVKVVKNKVSPPFKQAEFDILYGKGISKEGSLIDMGVEQGFIRKSGSWFTYEGEQLGQGKENARNFLLENPDVANEIEKKIKEKLGIGADVTAAPADGSINDVLPAPVDF, encoded by the coding sequence ATGGCACCGCAGGCCCCTGACCGCGAGAAAGCCCTTGAACTGGCACTTGCGCAGATCGACAAGAACTTCGGTAAAGGCTCGGTGATGCGGCTCGGCGACGAGGTTCGCCCGCCCATCTCGGTCATTCCCACCGGGTCGATCGCCCTGGACGTGGCGCTCGGCATTGGCGGTCTGCCGCGCGGCCGGGTCGTCGAGATCTACGGACCGGAATCCTCGGGTAAGACCACGGTCGCGCTGCACGCGGTGGCCAACGCCCAGGCCGCAGGCGGCATCGCGGCGTTCATCGACGCCGAGCACGCGCTCGATCCCGACTATGCCCAGAAGCTCGGTGTGGACACCGATTCACTGCTGGTGTCCCAGCCCGACACCGGTGAGCAGGCGCTGGAGATCGCCGACATGCTGATCCGCTCCGGTGCGCTCGACATCCTTGTCATCGACTCGGTGGCCGCGCTGGTTCCGCGCGCGGAGATCGAAGGCGAGATGGGGGACAGCCACGTCGGCCTGCAGGCCCGGTTGATGAGCCAGGCGCTGCGGAAGATGACCGGCGCCCTGAACAACTCGGGAACCACCGCGATCTTCATCAACCAGCTCCGCGAGAAGATCGGCGTGATGTTCGGTTCACCCGAAACGACCACGGGCGGAAAGGCGTTGAAGTTCTACGCCTCGGTCCGGTTGGACGTCAGGCGCATCGAGACCCTCAAGGACGGCACCGACGCGGTGGGCAACCGCACCCGGGTGAAGGTCGTCAAGAACAAGGTGTCACCGCCGTTCAAGCAGGCGGAGTTCGACATCCTCTACGGCAAGGGCATCAGCAAGGAAGGCTCGCTCATCGACATGGGTGTCGAGCAGGGCTTCATCCGCAAGTCCGGCTCCTGGTTCACCTACGAAGGTGAGCAGCTCGGCCAGGGCAAGGAGAACGCCCGCAACTTCTTGCTGGAGAACCCCGACGTGGCCAACGAGATCGAGAAGAAGATCAAGGAAAAGCTCGGTATCGGTGCCGACGTGACCGCTGCTCCGGCCGATGGCTCGATCAATGACGTACTGCCCGCCCCAGTCGACTTCTGA
- the hypA gene encoding hydrogenase maturation nickel metallochaperone HypA: MHEMALTQSVVDAVCEHAAGRRVHSVRLEIGALCAVVPDAMTFCFELATEGTLADGARLEVDMRPGEARCRSCDTIFAVNDLILLCHCGSADVEVTAGRDLKILSMEVS, translated from the coding sequence GTGCACGAGATGGCGCTGACGCAGAGTGTTGTGGATGCGGTGTGCGAACACGCCGCAGGCCGTCGAGTGCACAGTGTGCGGTTGGAGATCGGTGCCCTGTGCGCCGTCGTCCCCGATGCGATGACCTTCTGCTTCGAACTCGCGACCGAAGGAACCCTCGCCGACGGCGCACGTCTCGAGGTCGATATGCGACCTGGTGAAGCACGGTGCCGCAGCTGTGACACCATCTTCGCCGTCAACGACCTGATCCTCCTATGCCACTGCGGCAGCGCCGATGTCGAGGTGACTGCCGGCCGTGACCTCAAGATCCTCTCGATGGAAGTGAGTTGA
- the hypB gene encoding hydrogenase nickel incorporation protein HypB, producing MCATCGCGEDRASVTLSGHRHPHDHTHPHDHTHPHTETVVLEQKVLAKNDALAEQNRRWLAGRGILAFNITSSPGAGKTTLLERTIRHLGSQRQVSVIEGDQETLLDADRITAAGARAVQVNTGAGCHLDAEMIDRALHTLDPEGGSVLFIENVGNLVCPALFDLGEHCKVVVISVTEGTDKPLKYPHMFAAAGLILINKIDLLPYVDFDLDLCARHARSVNPDVEIMPVCATNGDGMALWYQWIDARANELRASSLTCD from the coding sequence ATGTGCGCAACCTGCGGCTGCGGCGAGGACCGCGCGTCCGTCACCCTGTCCGGGCATCGCCATCCACACGATCACACCCATCCGCACGACCACACCCATCCGCACACCGAGACCGTCGTCCTCGAACAGAAAGTCCTCGCCAAGAACGACGCGCTGGCCGAACAGAACCGGCGGTGGCTGGCCGGTCGCGGAATCCTCGCGTTCAACATCACCAGTTCACCGGGCGCCGGAAAGACGACCCTGCTCGAGCGCACCATTCGCCACCTCGGCTCGCAGCGTCAGGTATCAGTGATCGAAGGTGATCAGGAGACGCTCCTCGACGCCGACCGGATCACCGCCGCGGGAGCGCGCGCAGTTCAGGTCAACACAGGGGCGGGCTGCCACCTCGACGCCGAGATGATCGATCGCGCACTTCACACCCTGGATCCCGAGGGCGGTTCGGTGCTGTTCATCGAGAACGTCGGAAACCTGGTCTGCCCCGCGCTCTTCGATCTCGGCGAACACTGCAAAGTGGTGGTCATCTCGGTGACCGAAGGAACGGACAAACCGTTGAAGTATCCCCACATGTTCGCCGCCGCGGGACTGATACTCATCAACAAGATCGATCTGCTGCCCTATGTTGATTTCGATCTCGATCTCTGCGCGCGGCATGCCCGTTCGGTCAACCCCGATGTCGAGATCATGCCGGTCTGCGCCACGAACGGCGACGGAATGGCTCTCTGGTACCAGTGGATTGACGCGCGCGCCAATGAACTACGCGCAAGCTCGCTGACGTGTGATTGA
- a CDS encoding hydrogenase expression protein HypE produces the protein MLTEAAKKAEETLIHVLWINAGLSCDGDSVALTGATQPSIEEIALGALPGLPQIAVHWPLIDFECGPTGGADDFLEWFFKADRGELEPFVLVVEGSIPNENLHQEGYWCGFGNDPATDQPITTSEWLDRLAPKATAIVAVGTCATYGGIHAMAGNPTGAMGVPDYLGWEWKSKAGIPIVCVPGCPIQGDNLSETLTYLLYMATGQAPMIPLDDALRPQWLFGNTVHEGCDRAGYYEQGDFATEYGSPKCIVKLGCWGPVVKCNVPKRGWINGVGGCPNVGGICIGCTMPGFPDKFMPFMDEPPGGKISTAASGLYGSVIRNLRHITGKTVDKEPSWRHRGKELTTGAKRTW, from the coding sequence ATGCTGACCGAAGCTGCCAAAAAAGCGGAAGAGACACTGATTCACGTTCTGTGGATCAACGCCGGCCTGAGTTGTGACGGCGATTCCGTGGCATTGACAGGCGCCACCCAACCGAGCATCGAGGAGATCGCGCTCGGCGCACTGCCGGGTTTGCCTCAAATCGCGGTTCATTGGCCGTTGATTGATTTCGAATGCGGACCGACGGGCGGCGCGGACGACTTCCTCGAATGGTTCTTCAAGGCCGATCGCGGCGAATTGGAACCGTTCGTGCTGGTGGTCGAAGGGTCGATCCCGAACGAGAACCTTCATCAGGAGGGGTATTGGTGCGGATTCGGCAACGACCCGGCGACCGACCAGCCGATCACCACCAGCGAGTGGCTGGACCGATTGGCCCCCAAGGCGACCGCGATCGTGGCCGTCGGCACGTGCGCGACGTACGGCGGCATCCACGCGATGGCGGGCAACCCGACCGGCGCGATGGGGGTGCCCGACTACCTCGGGTGGGAGTGGAAGAGCAAGGCCGGCATTCCGATTGTGTGCGTGCCGGGCTGCCCCATCCAGGGTGACAACCTCTCGGAGACGTTGACCTACCTGCTCTACATGGCGACGGGGCAGGCGCCGATGATCCCGCTCGACGACGCGCTACGACCCCAGTGGCTGTTCGGCAACACGGTGCACGAGGGGTGCGACCGGGCCGGCTACTACGAGCAAGGTGATTTCGCGACGGAGTACGGATCGCCGAAATGCATTGTGAAGCTTGGCTGCTGGGGACCCGTCGTCAAGTGCAACGTGCCGAAGCGCGGCTGGATCAACGGCGTCGGTGGCTGCCCCAACGTCGGCGGCATATGCATCGGATGCACGATGCCGGGCTTCCCTGACAAGTTCATGCCCTTCATGGACGAACCCCCTGGCGGAAAGATCTCGACGGCCGCGTCTGGGCTGTACGGCTCGGTGATTCGCAACCTCCGCCACATCACCGGAAAGACCGTCGACAAAGAACCGAGCTGGCGACATCGGGGCAAGGAACTGACCACAGGAGCGAAGCGCACCTGGTAG
- a CDS encoding nickel-dependent hydrogenase large subunit, with amino-acid sequence MTTTVPGPQHTKKDPSTLVDMSWDPITRIVGSLGIYTKIDFENREVAECHSTSSIFRGYSIFMKGKDPRDAHFITSRICGICGDNHATCSCYTQNMAYGVQPPHLGEWIVNLGEAAEYMFDHNIFQENLVGVDYCEKMVSETNPPVLAKAENTLAPNSDAHGYRTIADIMRALNPFTGEFYREALVVSRWTREMFCLMEGKHVHPSTLYPGGVGTVATIQLMTDYMTRLMRYVEFMKKVVPMHDDLFDFFYEALPGYEQVGLRRTLLGCWGSFQDPEVCNFAYKDMEKWGNAMFVTPGVVVDGKLVTHSLVDINLGIRILLGSSYYDDWTDQEMFVRNDPLGNPVDRRHPWNQHTNPKPQKRDMDDKYSWVMSPRWFDGKDHLALDTGGGPLARLWSTALAGLVDIGYVKATGASVQINLPKTALKGPVALEWKIPTHGSNTLERNRARTYFQAYAAACALHFAEKALVEIRAGRTKTWEKFTVPDEAIGCGFTEAVRGVLSHHMVIRDGKIANYHPYPPTPWNANPRDSYGTPGPYEDAVQGQPIFEENDRENFKGIDIMRTVRSFDPCLPCGVHMYLGEGKTLEKLHSPTQSVTGE; translated from the coding sequence ATGACCACCACAGTTCCCGGCCCCCAGCACACCAAGAAGGACCCCAGCACGCTCGTCGACATGTCGTGGGATCCGATCACCAGGATCGTCGGCAGCCTCGGGATCTACACCAAGATCGACTTCGAGAACCGCGAGGTCGCCGAATGTCACAGCACCTCCTCGATCTTCCGGGGTTACTCGATCTTCATGAAGGGCAAGGATCCCCGCGACGCACACTTCATCACGAGCCGCATCTGCGGCATCTGCGGCGACAACCACGCCACCTGCTCGTGCTACACGCAGAACATGGCGTACGGCGTCCAACCGCCCCACCTCGGCGAATGGATCGTCAATCTGGGTGAAGCCGCGGAATACATGTTCGACCACAACATCTTTCAAGAAAACCTGGTCGGCGTCGACTACTGCGAGAAGATGGTCTCCGAGACCAATCCTCCCGTGCTGGCCAAGGCCGAGAACACTCTCGCCCCGAACTCGGACGCGCACGGCTATCGCACGATCGCCGACATCATGCGCGCACTGAACCCGTTCACCGGCGAGTTCTACCGCGAAGCCTTGGTCGTCAGCCGCTGGACACGGGAGATGTTCTGCCTCATGGAGGGCAAGCACGTCCATCCGTCCACGCTGTATCCAGGTGGCGTCGGCACCGTGGCGACCATCCAGCTGATGACCGACTACATGACGCGACTGATGCGCTACGTCGAGTTCATGAAAAAGGTCGTGCCGATGCACGACGACCTGTTCGACTTCTTCTATGAGGCACTGCCCGGGTACGAGCAGGTGGGTTTGCGGCGCACTTTGCTCGGATGCTGGGGTTCGTTCCAGGATCCGGAGGTCTGCAACTTCGCTTACAAGGACATGGAGAAGTGGGGCAACGCGATGTTCGTGACCCCCGGCGTGGTCGTCGATGGCAAGTTGGTCACCCACTCGCTGGTGGACATCAATCTCGGCATCCGAATCCTGCTGGGCAGTTCGTATTACGACGACTGGACCGATCAGGAGATGTTTGTCCGCAACGACCCGCTGGGCAATCCGGTGGACCGGCGCCATCCGTGGAATCAGCACACCAACCCAAAGCCGCAGAAGCGCGACATGGACGACAAGTACAGCTGGGTCATGTCTCCGCGCTGGTTCGACGGCAAGGATCATCTTGCGCTCGACACCGGTGGCGGTCCGCTTGCGCGGCTGTGGAGCACCGCGCTCGCCGGGCTCGTCGACATCGGTTACGTGAAGGCGACCGGCGCCAGCGTGCAGATCAACCTGCCCAAGACCGCACTCAAGGGACCGGTCGCGCTGGAGTGGAAGATACCCACACACGGGAGCAACACGCTGGAACGCAACCGGGCACGAACCTACTTCCAGGCCTACGCGGCGGCATGCGCGCTGCACTTCGCCGAGAAGGCGTTGGTCGAGATACGCGCGGGGCGCACCAAGACATGGGAAAAGTTCACCGTCCCGGACGAAGCCATCGGTTGCGGATTCACCGAAGCGGTTCGTGGTGTGCTCAGCCACCACATGGTGATTCGCGACGGCAAGATCGCGAACTACCACCCCTATCCACCGACACCGTGGAACGCCAACCCACGCGACAGCTATGGAACTCCCGGACCCTATGAGGACGCCGTTCAGGGTCAGCCGATCTTCGAGGAGAACGATCGGGAGAATTTCAAGGGCATCGACATCATGCGCACGGTCCGCAGCTTCGACCCGTGTCTGCCGTGCGGCGTGCACATGTACCTGGGTGAGGGCAAGACGCTCGAGAAACTGCACTCACCGACCCAGTCCGTTACTGGGGAGTGA
- a CDS encoding NifU family protein has product MASTGPQDPEALDDETRWRSAGDRIQTLLDASAGSGTVVRERTEQLAAELTDLYGAALERMIAITAGSAPELVDQFAKDELVASLMLVHGLHPHGVERRIEDALDGVRPYLGSHGGDVALLEVVERQDGPVVRLQFAGSCKSCPSSAVTLEYAVEDAVRAAAPEIVSIEVVAAQPDSPESPSLISVDSVLSRLRDHNDRAGATWHPVPDIGDLGQGEIAGFLVAGVPILACRVADDVFAYHDRCGRCHESLAGAALHRPLGAAIGQAVLRCPRCHAHFDVVHAGVGVDDTAETAEHLDPIPLLRRDGVPSVSVIAEASGVM; this is encoded by the coding sequence ATGGCCTCGACAGGACCACAAGACCCGGAGGCACTCGACGACGAAACGCGATGGCGTTCAGCAGGAGATCGAATCCAGACCCTGCTGGACGCCAGCGCGGGCAGCGGCACGGTCGTGCGCGAGCGGACCGAACAATTGGCCGCCGAACTGACGGACCTGTACGGGGCCGCGCTCGAGCGGATGATCGCCATCACCGCCGGATCAGCACCGGAACTGGTCGATCAATTCGCGAAGGACGAGCTCGTCGCCAGTCTCATGCTGGTGCACGGGCTTCATCCACACGGGGTCGAACGCAGGATCGAGGATGCCCTCGACGGCGTCCGCCCGTACCTGGGCTCCCACGGCGGCGATGTCGCGTTACTCGAGGTGGTCGAGCGCCAGGACGGGCCAGTGGTTCGGCTGCAGTTCGCGGGCAGCTGCAAGAGCTGCCCGTCCTCGGCGGTCACGCTCGAATACGCCGTCGAAGATGCCGTACGCGCGGCAGCACCCGAAATAGTCTCAATTGAAGTCGTTGCCGCACAGCCAGACTCGCCAGAATCACCCAGCCTCATCTCGGTGGATTCGGTGCTGAGCCGACTACGTGACCATAACGACCGAGCGGGCGCGACGTGGCATCCCGTTCCCGACATCGGCGATCTCGGCCAGGGTGAGATCGCCGGGTTCCTGGTCGCGGGAGTGCCGATCCTGGCCTGCCGCGTCGCCGACGACGTGTTCGCCTACCACGACCGGTGCGGTCGGTGCCACGAATCGCTGGCGGGCGCCGCCCTGCATCGCCCACTAGGGGCAGCCATCGGCCAGGCGGTTCTCCGCTGCCCCCGCTGTCATGCCCACTTCGACGTCGTGCACGCCGGTGTAGGCGTTGACGATACCGCTGAGACGGCAGAGCATCTCGATCCGATTCCCCTGCTGCGACGCGACGGCGTGCCGTCGGTCTCCGTGATCGCCGAGGCCTCCGGGGTGATGTGA
- a CDS encoding DUF5947 family protein, with amino-acid sequence MAGAYDVLARIRASKPAAQQAGERCEMCAEPIADEHQHVVNIVARQLMCTCRGCYLLFTDPHAKLRYRAVPDRYLTFSDFALDRLAWEGLQIPVGLAFFFRNSDINKTVAFYPGPAGAAESELDVDAWAAAYGADGLLRMLADDVEALLIRVPERDDELNCAAECFLVPIDACYEFVGRLRLLWRGFDGGHEVRDYVEEFFELIKARSKVASTMNGLT; translated from the coding sequence ATGGCGGGCGCCTACGACGTACTGGCACGGATCCGGGCTTCCAAACCTGCCGCGCAGCAAGCCGGTGAACGCTGCGAGATGTGCGCCGAACCGATCGCCGATGAGCATCAGCACGTGGTGAACATCGTTGCACGCCAATTGATGTGCACTTGTCGCGGCTGCTACCTCCTGTTCACCGATCCACACGCGAAGCTCCGGTATCGGGCGGTGCCTGACCGATACCTGACCTTCTCCGACTTCGCGTTGGATCGTCTCGCGTGGGAAGGACTGCAGATACCCGTGGGGTTGGCCTTCTTCTTCCGCAACTCCGACATAAACAAGACCGTGGCCTTCTATCCGGGCCCGGCCGGTGCCGCCGAGTCCGAACTGGACGTCGACGCCTGGGCTGCAGCGTACGGCGCTGACGGTTTGCTGCGCATGCTCGCCGACGATGTCGAAGCCCTACTGATACGCGTTCCGGAGCGCGATGACGAACTCAACTGCGCCGCTGAGTGTTTTCTGGTGCCGATCGACGCCTGCTATGAGTTCGTGGGCCGACTGCGCTTGTTGTGGCGAGGCTTCGACGGTGGACACGAAGTCCGCGATTACGTCGAGGAGTTCTTCGAGCTGATCAAGGCCCGCAGCAAGGTGGCCAGCACAATGAACGGCCTGACGTGA
- a CDS encoding DUF6084 family protein: MSSLAFTVADVAAEQFSVTPRLIARIGIVAGDDQPIQAIALRCQIRIEPLRRPYSDDEAAGLIDLFGPRERWVNTQRTFLWQHSTAMVQGFTGVTEVSLPLECTYDFEVAASKYLHALRDGAVPLLFLFSGTVFMPGGRGFSVRQVPWECEAQYEMPVSVWDSLVRTHYPNSGWVRLGHDTLRALAAYKSARGMLDFEDAVTTLLAEAPAATQPTHQPEEVR, translated from the coding sequence GTGAGCAGTCTGGCATTCACCGTCGCCGACGTTGCCGCAGAACAGTTCTCGGTCACGCCGCGACTGATCGCGCGCATCGGCATCGTGGCCGGCGACGACCAGCCGATTCAGGCGATCGCGCTGCGGTGCCAGATCCGCATCGAACCGCTGCGCCGGCCCTACTCCGACGACGAGGCCGCGGGCCTTATCGATCTGTTCGGCCCGCGCGAGCGGTGGGTCAACACTCAACGTACGTTCCTGTGGCAACACAGCACCGCGATGGTTCAGGGTTTCACCGGCGTCACCGAGGTCTCACTGCCACTGGAGTGCACCTACGACTTCGAGGTGGCGGCGTCGAAGTATCTGCACGCCTTGCGTGACGGCGCCGTTCCGTTGCTGTTCCTCTTCAGCGGAACCGTCTTCATGCCCGGTGGGCGTGGCTTCTCGGTCCGGCAGGTGCCCTGGGAATGCGAGGCCCAGTACGAGATGCCGGTGTCGGTGTGGGACAGCCTAGTTCGGACCCACTACCCCAACTCCGGCTGGGTACGACTCGGGCACGACACCCTGCGTGCGCTGGCCGCGTACAAGTCCGCCCGCGGCATGCTCGACTTCGAGGACGCGGTGACGACGTTGCTCGCTGAAGCGCCGGCAGCTACCCAGCCGACCCACCAACCCGAGGAGGTCAGATGA
- a CDS encoding DUF6893 family small protein, producing the protein MEVIGWIATGVVAVVVVGGVVVGLRSIPDVRRYMKIRNM; encoded by the coding sequence ATGGAAGTCATTGGATGGATAGCAACCGGTGTCGTGGCCGTTGTGGTGGTGGGCGGAGTCGTAGTCGGACTTCGCTCCATCCCGGATGTGCGGCGGTACATGAAGATACGCAATATGTAG
- a CDS encoding hydrogenase maturation protease, giving the protein MTARILVAGIGNIFLGDDGFGPEVMRYVLGRSFGSDVHAVDYGIRGMHLAYDLLEDWHALVLVDALPDRGAPGTLHVFEADPGTLSATAGLEAHSMDPAAVFATLNALGGTAPRTIVIGCEVENIEDGIGLSESVAAAVPAAAAAITDVLVEIAARAPAAAEG; this is encoded by the coding sequence ATGACAGCCCGCATTCTGGTTGCCGGAATCGGCAACATCTTCCTCGGAGACGACGGGTTCGGACCCGAGGTGATGCGTTATGTCCTCGGTCGATCTTTTGGCTCCGATGTGCATGCGGTGGACTATGGAATCAGGGGAATGCACCTCGCCTACGATCTCCTCGAGGACTGGCATGCACTGGTTCTCGTCGATGCACTGCCCGATCGCGGCGCACCGGGAACCCTTCACGTTTTCGAGGCTGACCCCGGAACCCTTTCCGCGACCGCCGGTCTGGAAGCGCACAGCATGGACCCGGCGGCCGTGTTCGCCACGCTCAACGCGCTGGGCGGCACCGCACCCCGGACGATCGTGATCGGCTGCGAAGTCGAGAACATCGAGGACGGCATCGGTTTGTCCGAATCGGTCGCTGCGGCAGTACCCGCGGCGGCCGCCGCGATCACCGACGTGCTCGTCGAGATTGCCGCCCGCGCGCCGGCAGCTGCGGAGGGCTGA
- a CDS encoding HypC/HybG/HupF family hydrogenase formation chaperone, with amino-acid sequence MCLGIPGQVVRMLEGYGDQLALVNVAGENRKVNIGMLPEETFCAGDWVIIHMGFVVEKTDEAGADAAMAGLQMMGRGADPEESP; translated from the coding sequence ATGTGTCTCGGAATCCCAGGCCAGGTCGTTAGGATGCTGGAGGGTTACGGCGATCAGCTGGCCTTGGTCAACGTCGCGGGCGAGAATCGCAAGGTGAACATCGGGATGTTGCCGGAGGAGACATTTTGCGCCGGCGACTGGGTGATCATCCACATGGGGTTCGTCGTCGAGAAGACCGACGAAGCCGGCGCCGACGCCGCCATGGCCGGCCTGCAGATGATGGGCAGGGGTGCCGACCCCGAGGAGTCCCCATGA